From the genome of Malus domestica chromosome 04, GDT2T_hap1, one region includes:
- the LOC103430876 gene encoding large ribosomal subunit protein uL11 produces MPPKFDPSQVVDVYVRVTGGEVGAASSLAPKIGPLGLSPKKIGEDIAKETAKDWKGLRVTVKLTVQNRQAKVSVVPSAAALVIKALKEPERDRKKTKNIKHSGNISLDDVIEIAKVMRNRSMAKELAGTVKEILGTCVSVGCTVDGKDPKDLQQEIADGDVEIPLD; encoded by the coding sequence ATGCCTCCCAAATTCGACCCCTCTCAGGTCGTCGATGTCTACGTCCGAGTCACCGGAGGCGAGGTCGGCGCCGCCAGTTCGCTCGCTCCCAAGATTGGTCCTCTGGGTCTCTCCCCCAAAAAGATCGGAGAAGACATCGCTAAAGAGACCGCCAAGGACTGGAAGGGCCTGAGAGTCACCGTCAAGCTCACCGTGCAGAATCGTCAGGCCAAGGTCTCCGTCGTCCCCTCCGCCGCTGCTCTCGTCATCAAGGCGTTGAAGGAGCCGGAGCGCGACAGGAAGAAGACTAAGAACATCAAGCACAGCGGGAACATTTCGTTGGACGATGTGATTGAGATTGCTAAGGTGATGAGGAACAGGTCCATGGCGAAGGAGTTGGCCGGGACCGTGAAGGAGATTCTGGGCACCTGCGTTTCGGTCGGGTGCACCGTCGACGGCAAGGACCCGAAGGATCTGCAGCAGGAGATTGCCGACGGTGATGTTGAAATTCCCTTGGACTGA